One region of Populus trichocarpa isolate Nisqually-1 chromosome 4, P.trichocarpa_v4.1, whole genome shotgun sequence genomic DNA includes:
- the LOC7463021 gene encoding protein trichome birefringence-like 43 yields the protein MDVGSFAIRAALLVVSLAVHHRGIARGGGCDLYKGIWVRDEAYPLYDASRCPFIEKEFDCRKNGRPDRDYLKYRWQPKAGCKFPRFDGGHFLSQILKGKSIMFVGDSLSLNQWQSLTCMLHVALPQANYSLVRTGELSTFSFPGYGAKVMFSRNAFLVDMVSTSHGVALMLDSIKGGDLWKGIDVLVFNTWHWWLHTGRKQPWKFIQVGNARYQDMDRLVAYEKALTTWAKWVETNVDTAKTTVFFQGISPDHMNGSDWGEPNARNCEGQKDPFFKTYPAGHHPAQLVVEKAIGAMPKPVAVHLLDVTALSQLRKDGHPSVYGGHGEHRAMDCTHWCLAGVPDTWNELLYAALLRS from the exons ATGGACGTGGGTTCTTTTGCCATTAGAGCAGCACTGCTAGTTGTTTCTCTAGCTGTGCACCATAGAGGGATTGCAAGGGGTGGTGGTTGTGATCTTTATAAAGGGATTTGGGTTCGTGATGAAGCATATCCTCTCTATGATGCCTCGCGATGTCCCTTCATAGAGAAGGAGTTTGACTGTCGCAAGAATGGTCGCCCAGACAGAGACTATCTCAAGTATAGATGGCAGCCCAAGGCAGGGTGCAAGTTTCCAAG GTTTGATGGCGGTCATTTCTTATCACAAATACTTAAAGGGAAGAGCATCATGTTCGTGGGAGATTCACTAAGTTTGAATCAATGGCAATCACTCACTTGCATGCTTCATGTGGCTCTACCACAAGCTAACTATAGCCTGGTCAGGACAGGAGAGCTGTCCACTTTCAGCTTCCCT GGATATGGGGCTAAAGTGATGTTCTCCCGCAATGCATTTCTAGTTGACATGGTAAGCACAAGCCATGGGGTTGCTCTTATGCTTGACTCCATTAAAGGTGGAGATTTATGGAAAGGGATTGATGTTTTGGTCTTCAACACCTGGCACTGGTGGCTTCATACAGGGAGAAAACAGCC ATGGAAGTTTATTCAAGTCGGGAATGCTAGATATCAAGACATGGATCGGCTGGTCGCATACGAGAAAGCCTTGACTACGTGGGCTAAATGGGTCGAGACCAACGTAGATACTGCAAAAACCACAGTCTTCTTCCAAGGGATTTCTCCAGATCACATGAA TGGAAGTGACTGGGGTGAGCCAAATGCAAGGAACTGTGAGGGGCAGAAAGATCCGTTCTTCAAAACGTACCCAGCAGGACATCATCCAGCACAGCTAGTTGTTGAGAAAGCAATAGGCGCAATGCCAAAGCCAGTAGCAGTACATTTGCTCGATGTCACGGCCCTTTCACAGCTGAGAAAAGATGGCCATCCTTCAGTCTATGGCGGCCATGGTGAACACAGAGCTATGGACTGCACCCACTGGTGTCTAGCTGGGGTTCCTGATACCTGGAATGAACTTCTGTACGCAGCTCTCCTTCGAAGTTAA
- the LOC7463022 gene encoding uncharacterized protein LOC7463022, with protein sequence MSSRRLRAFKRWMISQGIEWSNDTLQFIDNPEEGISVNAFWDLKEGDLIAKIPKTACLTIKTSGAQDLIESTGLDGYLGLSVALMYEKSLGGDSPWAGYLQVLPDCECLPLVWSLDEVDLLLRGTELHKIVKEDKALIYEDWKESILPLLDSLPSNIDPKFFSVEQYFAAKSLIASRSFEIDDYHGFGMVPLADLFNHKTGAEDVHFTSTSSHSESDDDSDNSDTVDLDADNIGNKEPSSELDCSSVTGDDPLVLEMIMVKDVKAGVEVFNTYGLLGNAALLHRYGFTEPDNSFGIVNIDLELVQEWSSSLFSSRFSRARVSLWRRLEYRGCDSQSAEYFEISSNGEPQIELLILLYIILLPEDTYRKLDLAVSAANNYKGSIDTILFEKWNITWDKISEMRADLLLTESVCNALLWLADKRESLYGSSSIKDDIEALEKCCTKERKLYHSLVLRASERRILEKLRTYAAVGARSHSSLKSIQREPKRKRSKRS encoded by the exons ATGTCAAGCAGGCGACTGAGGGCATTCAAGAGGTGGATGATATCCCAAGGCATTGAATGGAGCAATGACACTCTCCAATTTATCGACAACCCAGAAGAGGGAATCTCAGTGAATGCATTCTGGGATTTGAAAGAAGGAGATTTGATTgctaaaataccaaaaactGCTTGCCTTACTATTAAGACAAGTGGGGCTCAAGACTTGATTGAATCTACTGGTTTGGATGGTTATTTGGGACTATCAGTGGCTCTAATGTATGAGAAGAGCTTAGGTGGGGACTCTCCTTGGGCTGGTTACCTTCAAGTCTTGCCTGACTGTGAGTGCTTGCCTTTGGTTTGGTCTCTTGATGAAGTTGATCTGCTCCTTCGTGGCACTGAGCTCCATAAG ATAGTGAAGGAAGACAAAGCTCTTATTTATGAGGATTGGAAAGAAAGTATATTGCCTCTTTTGGATTCGCTGCCATCAAATATTGATCCAAAATTTTTTAGTGTCGAGCAATATTTTGCTGCGAAGAGCTTGATTGCTTCTCGTTCTTTTGAGATTGATGATTATCATGGATTTGGAATGGTTCCTTTGGCAGACCT CTTTAATCACAAGACCGGAGCTGAGGATGTGCACTTTACCAGTACATCATCTCATTCTGAATCTGATGATGACTCTGACAATAGTGATACCGTTGACTTAGATGCTGATAATATTGGCAACAAGGAACCATCAAGCGAGCTGGATTGCTCTTCAGTTACTGGCGATGATCCCTTGGTGTTGGAAATGATTATGGTGAAAGATGTTAAAGCTGGAGTTGAG GTCTTTAATACATATGGTTTGCTGGGTAACGCTGCATTGCTTCACAGATATGGGTTTACAGAGCCAGATAATTCCTTTGGCATTGTCAATATTGATTTGGAATTGGTACAAGAATGGAGTTCCTCATTATTCTCTAGCAGGTTTAGTAGAGCAAGGGTATCCCTTTGGAGAAGATTGGAATACAGAGGATGTGACAGCCAGAGTGCTGAATACTTTGAGATATCATCTAATGGGGAACCGCAAATTGAGttgttgattttattgtatataataTTGTTGCCAGAGGATACTTATCGCAAGTTGGATCTTGCAGTCTCAGCTGCAAATAACTACAAAGGATCCATTGACACAATTTTATTCGAAAAATGGAATATTACATGGGATAAAATCTCAGAAATGAGAGCAGACTTGTTGCTGACAGAAAGTGTATGCAATGCTCTTTTGTGGCTTGCTGATAAGAGGGAGAGTTTATATGGCTCAAGTTCAATAAAAGATGATATTGAAGCACTGGAAAAATGTTGTACTAAAGAGAGAAAGCTATACCATTCGCTGGTATTGCGCGCGAGTGAAAGGAGGATTCTCGAGAAACTTAGAACCTATGCTGCTGTTGGTGCTCGTTCCCATTCCTCTTTAAAATCCATTCAGAGAGAACCCAAGAGGAAGAGATCTAAGAGGAGCTGA
- the LOC7463023 gene encoding uncharacterized protein LOC7463023 has product MSGAPVKRSHEEGVYSSSSKYPPHEDTGSNPKLTSGVSNEYHPPYEMGPDARVAKISRTESRDADRRSPLHSMYRMSPSSNESHMDSHSNVAPESRLESRDSKDSRDHRIENRDPRTDAREVYGEVKRDSQSVKNEKDARFDSRGDDNKEVKHDREAHIDLKDGFGAASSQVNWKESKEYHRGKRYLESPGGHVDPWLISRGNSQGPAEIGKESTNIEERDHVEAHEAVGENKLDSKGEDRFKDKDRKRKDLKHREWGDKDKERSDRRGNMQVGNSSAEGKESVKEEREAERWERERKDLSKDRERLKEREKDHLKRESGAGAEKESSHNEKESADGTVRISEQENPVLEPKKQKDFDNWKNVDREAKDRKKEREADIEGDRPEKGSRMFGKESDDGFADGERISEREREVFNYGVQQRRRMLRPRGSSQVASREPRFRSHTQDTEGCQGKSEVSSVVYKVGECMQELIKLWKEYESSQSDKNGESSHKGPTLEIRIPAEHVTATNRQVRGGQLWGTDIYTDDSDLVAVLMHTGYCRPTASPPPPAIQELCATIRVLPPQDSYTSMLRNNVRSRAWGAGIGCSYRVERCCIVKKGGGTIDLEPCLTHTSAVEPTLAPVVVERTMTTRAAASNALRQQRFVREVTIQYNLCNEPWIKYSISIVADKGLKKPLYTSARLKKGEVLYLETHSCRYELCFTGEKMVKATQALQVHEETEKSHNHHPHSSNGEKTDSDNVLIDIFRWSRCKKPLPQKVMRSVGIPLPLEHVEVLEENLDWEDVQWSQTGVWIAGKEYALARVHFLSPS; this is encoded by the exons ATGAGTGGTGCTCCTGTTAAAAGATCGCATGAAGAGGGtgtttattcttcttcttcaaaatacCCTCCACATGAGGACACAGGTTCAAACCCTAAGCTGACATCTGGGGTTTCAAATGAGTACCATCCACCATATGAGATGGGTCCGGATGCTCGGGTGGCAAAGATTTCCAGAACTGAGTCTCGAGATGCAGATAGAAGATCACCTTTGCATTCAATGTATCGAATGTCGCCATCTTCAAATGAATCACACATGGATTCTCATTCTAATGTTGCTCCTGAAAGCAGGCTTGAATCAAGGGATTCCAAGGACAGCAGAGATCACAGGATTGAAAACCGTGACCCAAGGACTGATGCAAGAGAGGTGTATGGTGAGGTAAAGAGGGATTCACAAAgtgttaaaaatgaaaaggatgcGAGGTTTGATAGTAGAGGGGATGACAATAAGGAAGTAAAGCATGACAGGGAGGCTCATATTGATCTGAAGGATGGTTTTGGTGCAGCAAGTAGTCAAGTGAATTGGAAGGAATCCAAAGAATACCATAGAGGAAAGAGATATTTGGAATCCCCAGGTGGACATGTGGATCCTTGGCTTATATCACGTGGTAATTCTCAAGGTCCTGCTGAGATAGGAAAGGAAAGCACTAACATTGAGGAGAGAGATCATGTGGAAGCTCATGAGGCAGTTGGTGAAAATAAACTTGATTCAAAAGGTGAGGATAGATTTAAAGACAAGGATAGGAAGCGGAAAGATTTAAAGCACCGGGAATGGGGAGACAAAGATAAGGAAAGAAGCGACCGAAGAGGAAACATGCAAGTAGGCAACAGTAGTGCTGAGGGCAAGGAGTCAGTGAAGGAAGAGAGAGAAGCAGAGAGGTGGGAGCGGGAGAGGAAGGACCTGTCAAAAGACAGGGAAAGGTTaaaagagagggagaaggaCCACTTAAAGAGAGAATCAGGAGCTGGAGCTGAAAAAGAGAGTTCGCACAATGAAAAGGAATCTGCAGATGGAACTGTCAGAATCTCAGAACAGGAAAATCCAGTTTTAGAgccaaaaaaacagaaagatttTGATAACTGGAAAAATGTTGATAGAGAAGCTaaagatagaaagaaagaaagagaagctgACATAGAAGGAGATAGACCTGAGAAGGGAAGCAGGATGTTTGGCAAAGAATCCGATGATGGATTTGCGGATGGGGAAAGGATTagtgaaagagaaagagaagtttTTAACTATGGAGTCCAACAGCGCAGGAGGATGCTTCGGCCTAGGGGTAGCTCACAAGTGGCAAGTCGTGAACCCCGTTTTAGGTCCCATACCCAGGACACTGAAGG ATGTCAAG GCAAATCTGAGGTATCCTCTGTTGTTTATAAAGTTGGTGAATGCATGCAAGAGCTGATAAAGTTATGGAAGGAGTATGAATCATCTCAATCTGATAAAAATGGTGAAAGTAGTCATAAGGGCCCCACTCTTGAAATTCGAATACCAGCAGAACATGTTACTGCTACAAATCGCCAA GTAAGAGGTGGACAATTATGGGGGACGGATATATACACAGATGATTCTGATCTTGTTGCTG TTCTCATGCATACAGGCTACTGCCGTCCCACTGCTTCTCCTCCTCCACCTGCCATCCAAGAGTTATGTGCTACTATAAGAGTGTTGCCTCCACAAGATA GCTACACCTCTATGCTGAGAAATAATGTTCGCTCACGTGCCTGGGGAGCTGGAATCGGTTGTAGTTACCGTGTTGAGCGTTGCTGCATCGTGAAG AAAGGAGGTGGAACCATTGATCTTGAGCCCTGTCTTACACACACATCAGCAGTTGAACCCACCCTTGCACCTGTGGTTGTTGAACGTACAATGACCACCCGCGCAGCAGCTTCG AATGCATTGCGGCAACAGAGATTTGTGCGTGAAGTTACAATACAGTACAACCTATGCAATGAGCCATG GATAAAATACAGCATTAGTATCGTTGCTGACAAGGGTCTGAAAAAGCCTCTCTATACTTCTGCACGTTTGAAGAAGGGAGAGGTTCTATATTTAGAAACACATTCATGCAG GTATGAGCTCTGTTTTACTGGAGAGAAAATGGTCAAAGCAACACAGGCTTTGCAGGTGCATGAAGAGACAGAGAAATCCCATAATCACCACCCTCATTCCTCAAATGGAGAGAAGACTGACTCTGATAATGTTCTTATTGACATTTTCCGGTGGTCTAGATGTAAGAAACCACTACCACAGAAGGTCATGCGGTCAGTTGGGATCCCATTGCCCCTTGAACATGTTGAG GTATTGGAGGAGAATCTAGACTGGGAGGATGTGCAATGGTCACAAACTGGTGTTTGGATAGCTGGAAAAGAATACGCACTTGCCAGGGTGCATTTTCTATCTCCAAGTTAG